The Ascaphus truei isolate aAscTru1 chromosome 3, aAscTru1.hap1, whole genome shotgun sequence genome includes a region encoding these proteins:
- the PIGS gene encoding GPI-anchor transamidase component PIGS translates to MAAPMSVAAVEASRGKRAAVSIALVAAVLGLPLWWKTTETYRASLPYSEISQLDTLRLQLTVPIEVIFAKGTLTVEQQRTIPVSDTKEKVSVLNTQTSFVRRYEIKYRRTSSEEDGALGLHTLQGADAALQQLNKGAHGSLAVYVIPETSALLPQGVSVYIGKHRRALVQCSPYPSLPTEDIFRTLYEKLERIAQAMSFTEEAVTAALSNRIPIGRFSKDDFANSRRAFKSSPGYEITFSLLNPDPKSHDLNWNIHSASDHYIQPFLDKLHPVANFSVDSQILYYAVLGVTPRFERATSSYTLNAYNLPHVINPVEARLGSSAASLYPVLNFLLYVPEYSHSPLHIQDKDGSRVSSNAFHSPRWGGIMVYNVDYESPEEPSFPVKVDIDMVRVMEVFLTQLRLLLGITKVLVPDDYMLETPGNEGLTDWELDRLLWSRAVENIATVTTTLTSLAQLLDQIGNIVINDNVASEVYHAVSSVQVALAELEAGRLESAFQASKQAITSSEKAFFDPSLIHLLYFPDDQKFAIYIPLFLPMAVPILLSLLKIAKEYKSSKKEPIKTE, encoded by the exons ATGGCTGCGCCCATGTCCGTGGCTGcggtgg AGGCCTCCCGCGGGAAGAGGGCCGCTGTCTCCATCGCTCTGGTGGCCGCAGTGTTGGGGCTTCCCCTGTGGTGGAAGACAACCGAGACCTACCGGGCCTCGCTGCCCTACTCCGAGATCAGTCAGCTGGACACCCTGCGG CTCCAGCTTACTGTGCCTATAGAGGTCATATTTGCTAAGGGAACACTGACGGTAGAGCAGCAAAGAACAATCCCCGTCTCTGATACAAAGGAGAAGGTGTCTGTACTGAACA CTCAAACCAGTTTTGTACGGCGCTATGAAATCAAGTATCGAAGAACAAGCAGTGAGGAGGACGGAGCTCTGGGGCTGCACACTCTGCAAG GTGCAGATGCAGCTTTGCAACAGCTCAATAAAGGGGCACACGGTTCATTGGCTGTGTATGTTATACCGGAAACCTCTGCTCTTCTTCCTCAG GGGGTCAGCGTGTACATTGGGAAGCACCGCAGAGCGCTTGTTCAGTGTTCACCGTATCCGTCCCTCCCTACTGAAGACATCTTCCGCACCCTCTATGAGAAATTGGAGCGCATCGCTCAGGCCATGTCCTTTACAGAGGAGGCTGTCACAGCAGCGCTGTCCAATAGGATCCCCATTGGCAGGTTCAGCAAAGACGACTTTGCAAACAGCAGGCGGGCATTCAAGTCCAGTCCAG GCTATGAGATCACATTCAGTTTGCTCAACCCTGATCCCAAATCCCATGACCTGAACTGGAACATCCACTCTGCTTCGGACCATTATATCCAGCCATTCTTGGACAAGCTGCATCCAGTGGCCAACTTCTCTGTAGACTCCCAG ATTTTGTATTATGCTGTTCTTGGTGTCACACCTCGCTTTGAGAGAGCTACTTCCAGCTACACCCTGAATGCATACAACCTGCCTCACGTCATCAACCCGGTAGAGGCCCGACTCG GTTCCAGCGCTGCCTCTCTCTACCCGGTGTTGAACTTTTTGCTGTACGTTCCGGAATATTCTCATTCCCCTCTCCACATCCAGGACAAAGATGGGAGCAGAGTATCCAGCAATGCTTTCCACAGCCCACGCTGGGGAGGGATAAtg GTCTATAATGTGGACTACGAGAGTCCAGAAGAACCGAGCTTCCCAGTAAAAGTGGATATCGATATGGTGAGAGTGATGGAAGTTTTCCTGACACAGCTTCG GCTACTTTTAGGCATTACAAAGGTCTTGGTGCCAGATGATTATATGCTGGAAACCCCAGGAAACGAGGGGCTGACAGACTGGGAACTGGACAGGCTCCTCTGGTCAAGAGCCGTAGAAAATATTGCTACAGTGACCACCACATTGACCTCGTTGGCTCAGCTACTGGATCAGATTGGGAACATTGTTATTAATGATAATGTGGCCTCTGAG GTATACCATGCTGTGTCCTCTGTCCAGGTTGCATTGGCTGAGCTGGAAGCTGGCCGACTGGAGTCTGCATTCCAGGCTAGTAAGCAGGCCATCACCTCGTCTGAGAAGGCCTTTTTTGACCCCTCCCTCATCCACCTCTTGTACTTTCCAGACGATCAGAAATTTGCCATATATATACCTCTATTCCTGCCTATGGCTGTCCCTATCCTACTTTCTCTACTGAAGATAGCCAAGGAATACAAGTCAAGCAAGAAGGAACCCATCAAAACTGAGTGA